The DNA region GACGAGGGACAGGGCCGCGGCTACTGGCTGCCGGTGGATCCCACCTTCAACCAGTTCCCGGCCGATACCACCCACGTCCGCCTGCTCAGGGGCGGCCTGGACCAGCAGACGAAGATCCTGCCGCTGCTCGGCCGCCTGAAGATCGCCGTGAACGAGGTGCAGATGGCGCCCGAGAGCTCGCCCGTGATCGTGGGGCGCGAGTTCGCCGACGCGGCCTCCACTCGTCCGCTGTCGGTCGCCCTGCCCGTGCGTCAGACGTGCGGCTGCTGGGCGCTGCCGTGCCGGGGGGGCTGGTGATCTCGGTCCGCGATCTCCGGAAGGTGTACGGCGCGTTCACCGCGGTGGACGGCGTGTCGCTGGAGGTGCCGGCGGGCCAGATCCACGGGTTCCTCGGGCCGAACGGCGCGGGAAAGACCACCACGATCCGCATGATCGCGGGCCTGCTGAAACCCACGGCGGGGCAGATTCTCGTGGACGGACACGACACGGCCGTGGAGCCGGAGGCCGCGAAGGCCGCGCTCGGCTTCATCCCGGACCGGCCCTTCATCTACGAGAAGCTCACGGCCGGCGAGTTCCTGCGCTTCCACGGCGGGCTGTACGGCATGGACGACGCCGCCATCGAGACCCGCATCGACGAGATGCTCGAGCTCTTCGAGCTCGGCCGCTGGCGGCACGAGCTGGTCGAAAGCTTCTCCCACGGCATGAAGCAGCGCCTCGTGATGAGCGCCGCGTTCCTGCACCGGCCGAAGGCCGTGCTCGTGGACGAGCCGATGGTGGGACTGGACCCGCGCGGCGCGCGCCTCATCAAGGACGTCTTCCGCCGCATGGCCGACCGCGGGGTCGCCATCCTCATGAGCACCCACACGCTGGAGGTCGCCGAGGAGATGTGCGACCTCGTCAGCATCATCCTCAAGGGCACGATCATCGCCCACGGCACCGTCGAGGAGGTGCGCGCGATGGCCGGGTCCGCCGACGACGAGCTGACCTCCGCCTTCCTGAAGCTCACGGGCGGGAGCGGCCTGCAGGAAATCGACGAGGTGGTGTAGGTGTCTGGGGATCTGATCGGGGCCCGGGGCTCGGGGCTCGGGGCTGGGCCGCTCGACTCACACGCTGGGCCTCGGGCCAGCTCCTCGGCGATGTCGGTGGGAGGACTCGGGGGCGGCCAGGCCGTGCCCGCGAGTGGGCTCGGCGTGGGCGCCATGGCGCCCTGGCCGGCGCCGTCGTCGGTCGGCGGCCACGCCGGCCGGCGCGCGCGGCCGTTCGCGTTCCAGCTACTGCCGTCGCTCTGGGCGTCGCGCAA from Vicinamibacterales bacterium includes:
- a CDS encoding ABC transporter ATP-binding protein — protein: MPGGLVISVRDLRKVYGAFTAVDGVSLEVPAGQIHGFLGPNGAGKTTTIRMIAGLLKPTAGQILVDGHDTAVEPEAAKAALGFIPDRPFIYEKLTAGEFLRFHGGLYGMDDAAIETRIDEMLELFELGRWRHELVESFSHGMKQRLVMSAAFLHRPKAVLVDEPMVGLDPRGARLIKDVFRRMADRGVAILMSTHTLEVAEEMCDLVSIILKGTIIAHGTVEEVRAMAGSADDELTSAFLKLTGGSGLQEIDEVV